The nucleotide window GTGCTCTTTCGCGGCAGATACAGCAATATGCCGCTGCTGCCCGTCAATTTCTGGATGTCAGTCTGCGCCATGCTCTGTTTTGCCCCAGCGGCCATGCAGAGCAGTGTGACGCCGCTTGCGGTTTCCATTCCGGCCCTGCTGGCACTTGGCTGGCTTGCTGTGGTGAGCTTGCTGGGCATGGCCCTGTGGCTGCTGCTCATCCGCACGCAAGGGGCATCCACTGCGGCTGCGTATAACATGCTCAATCCCCTGAGCGGGCTGGCCCTTTCGGCACTGTTGCTGGGCGTCCCCATCCTGCCCGCCGATGTGGCGGGGGCTGCCGCCATTGTGGCGGGCCTTGTCGTGGCTTTGGGCGTGAGGCTGCCAAAGCGCTAGTTTTTTCAATCCGTGGCATGCTTGTTTTTTCACAAGCGGCGCGTATGGTAGAACTGAAAGCGTATTTCAGGTTGTGCGCATTCCAAACCAGGAGGAAACTCATGAGCAAATTGCGGATTGCCCAGTATGGTTGCGGAAAAATGTCCAAGTATTCCATGCGATACGTGTACGAAAAAGGCGCGGAAATCGTAGCTGCCTTTGACGTGAACCCCGCAGTGATCGGCCGGGATATCAGTGCCATCATTGGCGGGCCGGAGCGGGGCGTTGTGGTGCACCACGCGGACGAGGCCAACAAGGTGCTGGCCGCGCTCAAGCCCGATGCCTGCATCATCACCACCATGAGCCTCATGCGCGATATCGTGGATGCCCTCATGGTCTGCGCCAGAAACGGCGTCAACGCCATCACCACCAATGAGGAAGCCATCTTCCCCATGAATTCTTCGCCCGCCATCACACGCGAGGTGGACGCCATGGCGAAAAAGACGGGCTGCACGGTTTGCGGTTCCGGCTATCAGGATGTGTTCTGGGGCAATCTGATCGCCACTCTGGCCGGGGCCATGCATACCATCAACAAGATCAAGGGCAGCTCTAGCTACAATGTGGAAGACTACGGCATCGCCCTTGCCAAGGTTCACGGCGCGGGGCTTGACCTGACCTCCTTTGAAAAGGAAATAGCCTCGGCGGACGCCATTTCGCCCGCCGAACGCCAGCAGTTGATCGAGCGCGGCGAGTTTTTGCCCTCCTATATGTGGAACGTCAACGGCTGGCTGGCGGAGCGTCTGGGCCTTACCGTCAAAAGCCAGGTGCAGAAGTGCGTGCCCCAGACCCACAGCGCCGAGTTGCGCTCTGAAACGCTGGGCATGACCATCCCTGCCGGGCACGCCACGGGCATGTCTGCCGTGGTGACCACGGAAACGGCGGAGGGCATCGTCATCGAGAGCGAATGCGTGGGCAAGGTTTACGCCCCCGGCGAGGTTGACCGCAACGACTGGACGCTCATGGGTGAGCCGGATACGCAGGTGGTCATTACCCGCCCCGCCACGGTGGAACTGACCTGCGCCACCATTGTCAACCGCATACCCGACCTTATCAACGCCGCGCCGGGCTACGTGACCACCGACCTTATGCCGGTCAACAGCTACAGGGTAAAGCCGCTGGATCATTACGTGCACAAGTAGTTTCTACATCCCCCCTGGCCGCCTTGTGGCGGCATGTCCGCCGTATCAGCAAAAGTTGGTGCGGCGGATTCTTTATGGTGTTGACATTTTTGCGTACAGGATTATGCTCATTTGAGCAAAAATAACGAGTAAGGGAGTAGCCATGAAAGTAGCCGTTTCAAGCGAAGGGCCGGGGCTGGAATCGCAGGTTGACCCGCGGTTCGGCAGGGCTGGCGGATTTGTGATCGTGGATATGGACACCATGCAGGCAGATTATGTGGACAACGGCGCATCGCAGGCGGCGGCTCAGGGCGCTGGCATCCAGACTGCGGAGCGGCTGGCTGGTATGGGTGTAAAGGCCGTCATGAGCGGCTATGTGGGCCCCAAGGCTTTTACGGCCCTCAAGGCGGCGGGGCTGGACGTGTATCAGGATATGGACAACCGCAGCGTGGGCGAAGCCGTGCGCTGCCTTGCCGATGGCTCGGTCAGCCCGGCCACGGCTCCCAACAAGTAGGCCCGTATGCGTATTGTGATTGCCAGCGGCAAGGGCGGCGCGGGAAAGACCACCGTGACCGCCTGCCTTGCCGGACTGTGGGAGCGCGATCTGCTGCTCGTGGATGCGGACGTGGAAGCGCCCAATCTGCACCTTTTGCTGCACCCGAACCTCGCGGAGCCGGAACCGGTATATCTTGAAGTGCCGGAACTGGTGGAGGAAAAATGCACGGGCTGCGGCGCATGCCGCCCCATGTGTTCCTACGGGGCCATTGCCATGATGGGCGCAAAACCCATGTATTTTCAGGATATGTGCCACGGCTGCGGCGGCTGTTTTGAGGTGTGCCCGGAACAGGCGCTGCGCGTGGCGCAGCGGGAGCTTGGTGCCTTGTTGCTGGGTTCTGTATCCGCTGGCGGCAAAACAATGCCCTTCCTCATGGGCCGCACCCGCGTGGGAGAGGCCATGACTCCGCCGCTCCTGCGCGCGCAGGAACGCAAGCTGGCAGAATTGCTTGCGGGGCATCCGGCTGACGTGCTCATGGACGCCCCCCCCGGCGTGAGTTGTCCGGCCATGACGGCAGCGCGCGGCGCGGATGCCGTGTTGCTGGTGGCGGAACCAACCCCCTTCGGCTTTTATGATTTCAAGCTGGCGCACGCGGCCTTTGCGCAGTTGGGGCGGCCCGTTGCCGTGGTGATGAACCGCGTGGGCATGGAAGGCAACGCCGATTGCGAGGATGAGCTGCGCGCATGGTGCGCGGGCGCAAGACTGTCCATACTGG belongs to Desulfovibrio desulfuricans DSM 642 and includes:
- a CDS encoding 4Fe-4S binding protein encodes the protein MRIVIASGKGGAGKTTVTACLAGLWERDLLLVDADVEAPNLHLLLHPNLAEPEPVYLEVPELVEEKCTGCGACRPMCSYGAIAMMGAKPMYFQDMCHGCGGCFEVCPEQALRVAQRELGALLLGSVSAGGKTMPFLMGRTRVGEAMTPPLLRAQERKLAELLAGHPADVLMDAPPGVSCPAMTAARGADAVLLVAEPTPFGFYDFKLAHAAFAQLGRPVAVVMNRVGMEGNADCEDELRAWCAGARLSILAELPFQREAAHAYAHGLPPTEAQCATGQEWRQRFAKLAGSMREFAKGARHA
- a CDS encoding NifB/NifX family molybdenum-iron cluster-binding protein; this translates as MKVAVSSEGPGLESQVDPRFGRAGGFVIVDMDTMQADYVDNGASQAAAQGAGIQTAERLAGMGVKAVMSGYVGPKAFTALKAAGLDVYQDMDNRSVGEAVRCLADGSVSPATAPNK
- a CDS encoding dihydrodipicolinate reductase, with the translated sequence MSKLRIAQYGCGKMSKYSMRYVYEKGAEIVAAFDVNPAVIGRDISAIIGGPERGVVVHHADEANKVLAALKPDACIITTMSLMRDIVDALMVCARNGVNAITTNEEAIFPMNSSPAITREVDAMAKKTGCTVCGSGYQDVFWGNLIATLAGAMHTINKIKGSSSYNVEDYGIALAKVHGAGLDLTSFEKEIASADAISPAERQQLIERGEFLPSYMWNVNGWLAERLGLTVKSQVQKCVPQTHSAELRSETLGMTIPAGHATGMSAVVTTETAEGIVIESECVGKVYAPGEVDRNDWTLMGEPDTQVVITRPATVELTCATIVNRIPDLINAAPGYVTTDLMPVNSYRVKPLDHYVHK